A genomic stretch from Sandaracinaceae bacterium includes:
- a CDS encoding NAD(P)-dependent oxidoreductase: protein MRVLVTGATGFLGLHLCRALRERGHFVRAFTRARSRTEGIEALGVEVVRGSLDDAPTLRAAAETDAIVHAAGGGIVRRAEDFYRGNTETTRALVQAAPSTLQRFVLISSLAAHGPSKALPADADGAPDAPVSHYGKSKLAAERLALASAFPVTALRPPALYGPGEHRMVGLFRAAERGVVPMVHPGGTLSMLHGADCAEAIARTLEVAHPSGAYFVAEPAPYLRRDMARHIGAAVGRSVRVVPVPPLAMRAIGAAAELAGRLRDRPVMLSRDKAADATQRHQSCDPRRAMATLDWAPRHDFERGARDAYADYQRRGWL, encoded by the coding sequence ATGCGCGTCCTCGTCACCGGCGCGACGGGCTTCCTCGGGCTGCACCTCTGCCGCGCGCTGCGCGAGAGGGGACACTTCGTGCGCGCCTTCACCCGCGCCCGCAGCCGCACCGAGGGGATCGAGGCCCTCGGCGTGGAGGTCGTGCGCGGCTCCCTCGACGACGCCCCGACCCTGCGCGCGGCGGCCGAGACCGACGCCATCGTGCACGCGGCGGGCGGCGGCATCGTGCGGCGCGCGGAGGACTTCTACCGCGGGAACACCGAGACCACGCGCGCGCTCGTGCAGGCCGCGCCGAGCACCCTGCAGCGGTTCGTGCTCATCTCCAGCCTCGCCGCGCACGGCCCCTCCAAGGCGCTCCCGGCCGACGCGGACGGCGCCCCCGACGCGCCCGTGAGCCACTACGGCAAGAGCAAGCTCGCCGCCGAGCGGCTCGCCCTCGCGAGCGCCTTCCCGGTCACCGCCCTGCGCCCGCCCGCGCTCTACGGGCCGGGCGAGCACCGCATGGTCGGCCTCTTCCGGGCCGCCGAGCGCGGCGTCGTCCCCATGGTGCACCCCGGCGGCACCCTCTCCATGCTCCACGGGGCCGACTGCGCCGAGGCCATCGCCCGCACCCTCGAGGTCGCGCACCCGAGCGGCGCCTACTTCGTCGCCGAGCCCGCCCCCTACCTCCGGCGCGACATGGCCCGTCACATCGGCGCCGCGGTCGGCCGCTCGGTCCGCGTGGTGCCCGTCCCTCCCCTCGCCATGCGCGCCATCGGCGCCGCGGCGGAGCTCGCCGGGCGGCTGCGGGACCGGCCGGTCATGCTCTCGCGCGACAAGGCCGCCGACGCCACCCAGCGCCACCAGAGCTGCGACCCGCGCCGCGCGATGGCCACCCTCGACTGGGCGCCGCGCCACGACTTCGAGCGCGGCGCGCGCGACGCCTACGCGGACTACCAGCGGCGGGGCTGGCTGTGA